A stretch of Bos mutus isolate GX-2022 chromosome 8, NWIPB_WYAK_1.1, whole genome shotgun sequence DNA encodes these proteins:
- the DOK2 gene encoding docking protein 2, giving the protein MEDVVVKQGFLYLQQQQTFGKKWRRFGAALYGGSGCALARLELQEGSEKSRRGEAPRRVIRLNDCLRVSEASGEASSPRDTSTFFLETTERLYLLAAPTAERGDWIQAICLLAFPGQRKQLSGLEGKGGRPRMEENELYSSTTAGTPQKEFAVTMRPTEVSERCRLRGSYTLRVGESALELWGGPESGTQLYEWPYRFLRRFGRDKVTFSFEAGRRCVSGEGNFEFETRQGNEIFLALEEAISAQKNAAPPGPQTQPVPVPAVLPRPESPYARPHDSLPPPSPTVPVPTPRQQRGLEGEYAVPFDAVARSLGKSLRGVLAVPPQLPADPLYDSIEDHPPPRPDHIYDEPEGMAALALYDSPQEPRGEAWRRQATADRDSSGLKHGYIVGQDFAASGWPQGTEYDNVVLKKGPK; this is encoded by the exons ATGGAGGACGTGGTGGTGAAGCAGGGCTTCCTGTAcctccagcagcagcagacttttggGAAG AAATGGCGCCGGTTCGGGGCTGCACTGTATGGAGGTTCAGGCTGCGCACTGGCCCGGTTGGAGCTCCAGGAGGGCTCCGAGAAGTCTCGCCGGGGAGAGGCCCCCCGGAGAGTGATCCGCCTCAATGACTGCCTGCGGGTGTCCGAAGCCAGCGGGGAGGCCAGCAGTCCCCGGGACACCAGCACCTTCTTCCTGGAGACCACGGAACGCCTGTACCTGCTGGCAGCCCCCACCGCTGAGCGTGGCGACTGGATACAGGCCATCTGCCTCCTGGCCTTCCCC GGTCAGCGGAAGCAGCTGTCAGGGCTGGAGGGGAAGGGTGGCCGGCCCCGCATGGAGGAAAATGAATTGTACAGCAGCACGACCGCAG GGACTCCCCAAAAGGAGTTTGCTGTGACCATGAGACCCACAGAAGTCAGTGAGAGGTGCCGGCTCCGGGGATCCTACACCCTCCGGGTTGGGGAGAGTGCCCTAGAGTTGTGGGGCGGCCCTGAGTCGGGCACCCAGCTATATGAATGGCCTTACAGGTTCCTGCGACGCTTTGGGCGGGAtaag GTAACCTTTTCCTTCGAGGCTGGCCGGCGCTGTGTCTCAGGAGAGGGCAACTTTGAGTTCGAAACCAGGCAAGGCAatgagatcttcctggccctggAAGAGGCCATCTCTGCCCAGAAGAACGCCGCCCCTCCTGGGCCCCAGACCCAGCCAGTCCCAGTCCCTGCGGTGCTGCCCCGGCCAGAGAGCCCATACGCCCGACCCCACGACTCGCTGCCACCACCGTCGCCCACTGTCCCGGTGCCCACGCCCCGGCAGCAGCGCGGACTAGAGGGAGAGTACGCAGTGCCCTTCGATGCAGTGGCCCGGAGCCTGGGGAAGAGCTTGAGGGGCGTCCTGGCTGTtcctccccagctcccagctgacCCTCTGTACGACAGCATCGAGGATCACCCGCCCCCACGACCCGACCACATATATGATGAGCCTGAGGGGATGGCCGCCTTGGCCCTGTATGACAGCCCGCAGGAGCCCCGGGGTgaggcctggaggaggcaggccACAGCTGACAGGGACTCCAGTGGCCTCAAGCATGGCTACATAGTGGGACAGGACTTCGCCGCCTCTGGCTGGCCACAAGGGACCGAGTATGACAATGTTGTACTTAAGAAAGGCCCAAAGTGA